Sequence from the Ursus arctos isolate Adak ecotype North America unplaced genomic scaffold, UrsArc2.0 scaffold_20, whole genome shotgun sequence genome:
TTCCATTTACCCTTCCAGTAAATACCTACTCCCAACTCCCCATATCAAACACCACCCCCTATCATAACAGGTTAATGTTGTCAGTGTTCAGACTTCATGTAAATGAACTCTTACAgtatatgctctctctctctctttttttaagattttatttttttaagtaatctctacacccaacatggggttcgaactcacaaccccaacagcaagagttgcatgctctaccaactgagccagccaggcacccccagaatatACTCTTTTATGTCTGGATTGCTCAACAGTATGTCGATGTtgcagaattttttctttttcattattgtatGGTAGTCCTTAAATGAATAATCCATGATTCATCCATCCTATTcatgatagacatttaggttgtttccagtatgTGACTGTAATGAATACAGCTGCTCTAAGCATGGACAAAACCTCTCATTTCTGTTGGATATATACCTCGAACTGGAGTTGTAgcttcatttgaaaaaatttgTATAGCATCAGTAAATATTggcaaacaaaaatttaaacttttatttctgtttcagatACCTAAATCTGTTGTTACAGTTTCTCTTTCCTAACAGGAAAGTAGGCACCTAATGAAAGGGGTTACTATTGAAACATGAGCATTTTGGCTAATATTCGCAAATTAATTAACACACATATAGAAATGTATCAGTTGTAATAATACTCTCTCTTTATTTACATAGATCATTGACCCTTTTGTTGAAGTCGAAATTATCGGATTGCCAGTAGATTGTTGTAAAGATCAAACCCGTGTGGTAGATGACAATGGTAAGATGACAGTCTGTTTCCTTTTAATCAAGAGGctctagaaataaaatttgcgctgaaaaagaacaaattgtcTATGTAGAAGAGAAACAAATCCCTAAAATTCATAACTGCCCTCTGAGTTTCTGTTAAAGTCTTTTAGCATGTGAAACTGAGTAAATGTGGGATTGATTCATGGTCTGTTTTCGTGGATTTTAATCGAGACTCTTAAATGCTTTGCTTTTGaagcaaaactttttttctaatgaagagaattaatgatattttaaagggCTGGGTTAAAACTTAGGAAAATGCctctattacatatttatattgtattttcatgATGTAAGTTACTTCAGAGCTCTCATTCATGATGCCTGTATGTCTTGATGATTTTTCATTGTGTTCTGGAGCATATAAAACTCGAAAGGCAAGTGCAGTGTGCTCTGGCAAGTTTACTTCTTAATATGTCCATATGGTGAATGGGCAACATTCTTGTATTCTGGCCATGCCGTAAAAATAGCTTTCTTAACCTAAGCCTCATGTCTTTTTCTTGGTAACCTCCTTACATGGTGTTTGTTCATACATTTGACAAGCATTATGgcatacctatttttctcaatcTCTAGTCATTAATACTCTAAATCTAAACCACAGTGctcaaaacatttaagaaattagAGGTTCAGAGGGAGACCTTAAGAGGagtttcccccccttttttttttaaattcaattagccaacattttgtacatcactagtttcagattcgttttttttaagattattttagaggGCAAGCTCGAGCATGagcggggttggggggcagatggagagggagagagaatctcaagcagactccacactgagtgcaagccagatgcagggctcaattccttgaccccaagatcatgaccatgagccaaaatcaagagtgagatgctcaaccagctgagccacccaggtgcccccgttaaGAGGAGTTTTTTCTGAGTGCTAGCTTAAGGAAAGGAATTTGAGGATTCAAGAGTAGCATAAACGTATTACTTAAGGAAATAACATGCTTAAAGGAAGCGGACTTGTATATTGCATTTTCCCGTCAACGGccattgttctgtttttgtttttgtttttgtctcagaAGTAATTGAAAAGTCATTACCAAGGTAACAAAAACACAATCTCTTCTCTTGTTTAGAAGGGACAGTTCAATGATTTCAGTCCATAATTATTTCCTTAGCTGAGGTATTTTATAGTAAGATTAAGTAGCTGATGCCTCCTGAAtacatgtatttaataaaatttattttcatttttagaaaagaaaaacaaacttagcACTTGAAATTTTATCAGtttatatagtttattttatctgagaaaattttatcaagaaatttatttttacctttcagAATATGAGTTAAAttatatatctttctatttattttcaagagCTATGAAAATATATCTTCCATGTATTAAGGTCTTGCTTCATGGGAAGGCACTGGAAAACAATAGTGCACAGTCTAATTTGGCTCTgtaactagctgtgtggccttacgTGCATTGTTTTCTCTGAATATCAATTTTCTCAACCACAAAATGACTTATAAATACTTgcatttcttacttaaaaaaaaacatttgtaggatgcctgggtggctcagtcagttaaacgtctgcctttggctcaggtctgattcccagggtcctgggatccagtcccgcatcgggctccttgctcagcagggagcctgcttctccctctgcctgccacttcccctgcttgtactctctctctctttctctttcactctctttcttgaaataaataaattaaatcttaaaaaaaaaaaaaaaagatatcctggggcgcctgggtggcacagcggttaagcgtctgcctttggctcagggtgtgatcccggcattctgggatcgagccccgcatcaggctcctccgctgggagcctgcttcttcctctcccactccccctgcttgtgttccctctctcgctggctgtctctctgtcaaattaattaattaattaattaattaaaaaaaaaagatatcctttaaaaaaaagcatttgttacttgtgtaatttaaaaaaattatatagttttGAAAGCTAATAATAATGTAGTTTttcttaattagaaaaaaaacacaaaaaccctgCCTTGCCATCCTTAGAGGATCGCTGTAAGGGTTAAATAAGGCGCTATATCTACAGTAGCGTTGAAACCCGCACAGCACCTTATAAAACGTTTGCTGGTGATTATTATAGCAGCAGAATCTTTTGTGGGTGAGAACCataattcttcctgtttctggcAAAGTgggatctctctttctctctttatttcttccttttttttttcctgcgtaAACATTCTTAGATCACTACTAAAGATATTTTTGAGCTTATTGAAACATTCTGAAATTGCCTAAAGGAACTTTCCCTACAATGCAATTTGGGCATCAAAGATTATTAGAATTGATGCAATCATTTACAAGCAATCTTCCTACCAATTATTTTCTAGCAATGGGGCGAATTCCAAGAGTTTATTCCAGTAAGGCATCCTGGACTGGTGTGGTCATCTTCACGAGTTTAATAACCATCGCAAGCAATTTTCAGTCTGCTTTGCAGATGTTGCTGCCAATTCATTTTTCCCCAAGCCCtttgcttttctgatttttctcttcctatttctctgAGGATTTAACCCTGTGTGGGAAGAAACCCTGACATTTACAGTACACATGCCAGACATAGCTTTGGTTCGGTTCCTTGTATGGGATCATGATCCGATTGGACGAGACTTTGTTGGACAAAGAACCGTGACCTTCAGCAGCTTAGTGCCTGGTAGGTAGGGTCTGGCCTTTCCTCTCTAGCCTGACCATTCAGTTTTCTTCGGAAGATTTAATATATGATCTGTGATATATACACCATGTagcatatatgatatataaaatatgtgttatatgAATGTTAACATGTTTTGTGAAATGTAAAGAattatagtaaataataaataaaataataaataataataaaataataaataataaagtaagtaATACTTCATTTAGTTGCACCCATGGGAAAGTTAAATGTAAGTCCAAGTAAAAGGAaactattttctctgcttttctcaggCTACCGGCACGTCTATTTGGAAGGACTGACAGAAGCATCTATATTTGTCCACGTAACAATCAATGAAATCTATGGAAAGGTGAGAAAGATTATAGGGCTTAAAGCCACATGGTCCTTAACAAAGTTATTTTTTGAGTAATTGCTTAAAAGGCACGTACTTCTTAACAAAGTTGTTCTTTAGTGGTAAACTAGAGGGAAGCCCAGTGAGCCCTGTGTGCTAGCCTGCCAGGTCTTGTCCTGATCCACATGTGCTCCTTCCGTTGTTTTGGGGTGTGTACTCATTCCTTCCACTTAGGGGGCCTCTCTGAGCTTATGAGAAAACCACTAATCTCTCAGATGATCCTTTGTTTCACTACAACAATAAATATATGCTTAaacattgaattttattttaagaagaccTAGCTGGCTGCAGCAGGAAATGTGGTGTCTCAGATGGTTAAGGAATTACCAGTACTAACCAGACTGTGATTCCAGCCAGTTCTAAGCGGGACGTATTCATTTGGTGTCGTTGTATTTAGCTGAAAACCTAAAACTGTGAATGAATCTAAAGCCACCCACGGGACTTTTAAGGGCATGATAAGgactttcttttaagaaatagacTACAAAAAATGTATTCTAGTTTTCTCCTGATGCTACTGTCTTCATTACACAACTTATTTGAGGCTTACAAATCAATAGGCTGTCCTTTAGTCATGCCAAGTGATTGGGGACTTGGCCACTGGAACGATTTGCTGGGACCAGATGTGATTAGGAGGGACTGTAAGAGCCTTGGCTAGCACCGAGGAATGCCCAGTGCTCTGTTCTAGAAAGTCCACAGTGCTTGAAGCTTCTCCTGGAGAGTTATAGACATCCTCTATGCCttagcttccccatctgtaaaggtAGGGTAAAAACAGTACCTATCtcataaaaaattatgttatccTTAGAAAgctgcctggcatatagtaaatgaCCAAAAATGTTCGCTAATCTTAACATTACTGTGACTACAAGCCAGTTTCTAGGGAGTGGAACAATTCAGGCTGAATTAGGGGGTATAATGTTTCTCCTTACATCAGTTGGTATGGGAGGGGAACGAAGGAGTCTAAGAGTAATGAAGTTTTATTCTATGACTTTCTATGTCTAGTCCTCAGTTTCTGCCTGGGCTGCTTGTTGCGATGCTTTCTCTGGCATAAATGCACGCAAATGTGAACGATTGACAATGATTCTTGAACTTCTAGGGATCCCAGGTTACCTAACTAGTATCTAGTATTCATCCTGCTTGAGGGAAACAACgaaattcagaatttatttaaaacttgagccagaaaggaattaaaatatgaaaaagaaagtgtTCCATAGGCTTTCCATTCTCCTAAATAGATGTCCACTTCCAAGTCAcatcatatattatttttcaaggTATATTTGAGTTGGGATGCATAAACCACAATGTGGCGGGGATGAGCTGAGTAACGGATGAACCTGTGATGAGAAATCACCGAAGGTGGAAGAAAGGGTTTATAGAAGCATATGCATTCTTGTCTTTTGTGGTTACTTGTGCCACTTTCTTGAATGAGCCCAAATTGtgttctgttgtgttttgttttcttcccttgcaGTGGAGCCCTTTAATACTCAACCCCAGTTATACTATATTGCACTTTCTAGGAGCTACAAAGGTAGTTTCTCAGCATGGCGCCTTGCTCTCGctgacatatttctttttaagtggtTATGGCAGCATGCTCTCTCATATCACTCCATTTCCTGCTTGCCACTTTGAAACATGCATCTGTTGCTTTAAGGTGGCTGAAGTTCATAGCGGTCTATTAAGTGTGGAAACTTTTCCTATCACCTTGTCATCTCCGGGTAGGAAGCTTCTGGGTAGCTTGGTTGCAAAAATGGAAGGCTGCCTCCTCGCCAAGTAAGGTCAATAAGGCGTGCATGATGTTGTACAGACATGCTGTGAGCTGCCGTTTTCTTAGTTGGATATCCTTCAATGGCTGTACGATTTTGTTCTGTGTCCATTTTTCGTGGAGCTGTCATTGAAAAGGCAAGGTGTTGACACAATGGGATTTGCTTAACGTGGGCTTCCTTCTTCTGTGCCTGCAGAACAGACAGCTCCAAGGTCTGAAGGGGTTGTTCAATAAGAATCCCCGGCACGGCTCGTCAGAAAACAATTCCCATTATGTTCGGAAACGATCGATTGGAGATCGGATTCTGAGACGCACAGCCAGTGCTCCGgccaaaggcagaaaaaagagcaaaatgggCTTCCAGGAAATGGTCGAGATAAAGGATTCTGTGTCTGAGGCTTCAAGAGATCACGACGGTGTCCTGAGGAGGACCACACGGAGTTTGCAAGAGCGCCCTGTCTCTTTGCCTGTTGACAAAAGTCTTCTGGGGGCCTTGACACTGCCTCTGTCTGCAGCAGCGAAAGACgctgaaggaaaagaacattcccTGGGTAAGATGCTTTAAGTTTCTCTTTCGAAGCCGTATTTTGGTTCCTGATTACCATTATGACCTGGTTAATGTTCTTTCTATAGTCCAGgtaaaaatagaccaaaaaaataaataatttgtaagGTTAGCTTTAGGCCAGATCTTAAACTTTGGGGCGAGGGGGGAAGAGCTACATTGACATTTGAAATTGATAGTGAGGGAAAAGGGGAACAATCAGGTGTGACGGTATGGAGCCCGGGGGTCTGTGAGGTGCCCTGTAGGGAGGTGAAACGGGCAAAACAGGAGCAGAGATCTTGGTTTTCCAAGTGGATGCAATATTTACTGATCGTTCTGAGGTTTAAtagaattatattgatttttttttttttgaggttggATAGAGTTGTGTTTCTTTCCCCAACATATAACACATTTCCACGATTAGAAATGTTTACGGAGAAAGAAGTCAAGCCAGATGTTAAAAGCAAGCCTTTGTCTTCACTTGAGAAATCTTTGCTTCCTCAAGAGGTAGCTCAGGCGATATTTTCCTCTGGCCTCCTTTCCCCGATCCCTGGATGTTGGCGGGGAGGGAAGCATGTCTCCGGCTCCTGTCCAGTTATAGGCTCCTCAAGCATACGGATCAAGCCTTACCTGTCTTTCCCCCTAAGTCGAGCATAATGCTTCACTCATACCAAGAACTTGATAAAGAATAATGCTCGCTTTGCAAGGTACCCAAGAGCTCCTGAGATGTGGCAATGACTCTTTCCCCTGCCCTTGGTAACTGAAGTACCAAAACTCTGTCCATTTGATGTCTCCATAACCAAAGTGTTTTAATTAAATCACAATCATCTCAGACAAAGATAATGTGATACCCGTTTACTTTAGGAAAATTCTCCTTTTATCATACAGTCTAATTTCAGTGTTCTATTTTTTCACAAACTCCATTTTgcttatattgatttttattataagaTATTCTGGGGaaacaaatgaatttttgaaTGGCGTacttgaagagaaaaagaagcttaAAAGTTGGAAAATGTGCTAAGAGCAGTGtcagaaaagagatgaaaatgtgctttaaagtttatttcaaaatcccattttgagagaaaataaagctcTACTCAGTAGAAATAAACACTGGTTGATCCAGAAAGCAATATTGAGTTGATGCATATTTCTTCCCTTTAACAGCTTTATAATTTGTCACTCTCATTTATATTATATGAGACTTGTGGTAACTACAGAACAAGCAAAGCCACGCAATGATTCAAGTTATAAcgtaagaaacaaaaattagtgGAGAAAACGCAGAATACAAAATTCTATATATAATTCTGTCCCCCTAAAAGAGCTTACAGTAGCTGTCTCTGAGTGGTAACATCTTaggctatttaatttttttcttggtaattttTGGATTTATCAAAGTTTTTATGATGACTTTTTCTTTAGTTAGGAAGATatttaataagttaaataaattcttctttcttATATATCCTGActgaaaacctttaaaaaaaaactattaaaataattaggTCAAGAATAATTGAACATTTGATATTGTCTTAGCATTATCCTAAGCATGATGGGTACCCCAAATTCCTGTGAATAGTGTGTTTTTATAGATTTCCGTACCGTGCCTGATAACTTACTGCCTCTTTTAAGGGAGAATGCAAtatgaaatttgtgttttaaaaacaaaaatatgattaagaaaaaattagataTTAACAACGGCATAGAATTGGTGACCCAGTCTTTATTTTTACATCTCAAAGTCAATAGATATtggtattttaatacatttattgcACCTTCCAATCTGCTTTAGACAGTGATTAAATTAGTCCTTTTGCCaaagtggttattttttttaatgatatgatTTGTGGTTTTTACTAATCCATGTGTAACTTTGAAAGCTTATAGTCTCTTGCTTACAGGTACCACAATACTTTGTTTAACAGAACTgtcttgttctatttttattgccATGCTTCTGTGTAGTACAAATCTGAATAGGAAACAACTTAAGGTAATCCTCACTGTAAAAGTATGGTAActcattgacattttttttttgacaatgaATATTACATCCTTAGCTGATGTAATAGATACTCAAAGGGAAGCTTCAGTgaaattcctataaatattttaccatttattCATCACACAGACACTTTGTTGCAAACCTCTGCAATCCATAACTATATTCTGTCACGGTGTAACAGACTTACATTCTCCATTCGTCTGTCTGAAGACAAACATGAATGTTTGCAGGGTCTACAAAAAGTGATACATGTTGCCTAAAATGTTGTTTGTTTCATTCAGCAGAAGATAAGGacggaagaagaaaagggaaggcaaGTATAAAAGACCAGCACTTTCCAAATTTCAACAAAAAGTTATCCTCTTCCTCTAGCGCCCTCCTCCACAAAGACATCAGCCAAGGGGACTCCGCCATTTGTGTTGCCTCCACACCAACCACGGGAGAACAGTTGGGAGTGCCAGGTCTTAAGGGTGGGAGCACCAAATCAAACGTATCAAGTGATGGCCCGGAACAGGAGTGCCCCAGCAAATCCCTCCCCCCAAGgcagcatctggctcttgatccTATAGTTACCCTAACACAAGGTCCGTGCAGTGTGAAAACCAAGGCAAATGGGAATGCTGGGAGCTTTGTAGAAGAAAAAAGCACATTGTCAGGAAGCGTTTTTTCTCAAAGCAGTCTGGAGATTAAGAACTTGGAAGGGAATTGGGTTAAGGCCCGAGCTGCAACGTCCTTTTCTTTGTCAGACGTCTCTATGCTCTGTTCTGACGTACCTGACTCGCATTCTACGGCCATTCTGCAGGAGAGTGAAATTTCCCATCTTATTGACAATGTCACGTTAACCAATGAGAATGAGCCAGGCAGTTCCATCTCAGCACTGATTGGCCAGTTTGAGGAGACCAGCGATCAGGCAAACctcactgttgtttctcagctccATAGCACAAGTGTCATGTCAAGTCGTGGTCCTTTGCCCACCTTGGACCGTAAGATTCCCTTCAAGCATGACTTTTCCCTGGGAAAACCCAAGTCAGCCTTCCTGTGCTCGTCTCCTGCCCCAATTGCATTCTCAAGTCCCGAGACCTCCAAACACTTGACACACGCAGTTTGTGAAACCACCTGCACTCCTGTCTCTAACGCCAAACCAGATGATCACCTTCCTGGTAAGGCCAAGGCGGGGGCTGTGGAAAGCAACCTGCCTGGGTCCGCTAATACTTCTCACTGCTGGTTACCAAAAAGTCCCACCAATGGCAAAGAATGGGAAATGCTCAAGAACCACAGCCCTACCACGTCCACCGACCTGGCACGGGAAGATGTAATGGCTGAAACCACTCTCTGTTTAAATTCTGGAGAGAGCAGTCTCGTGGAAATGGACGGAGACTCCGAAAATCTGTCCATAACCTATGAATATAGAAGAGAGGACGCGAGTCACCCTGCTTCTCCTTTAAAAGCGCAAGACGGTCAGGATGTGGCGGAACATTTTCAGAGAGGTTTGAGAAATGGCTACTGTAGAGGGACTCTCTACCCTTCTGTCTCTGAAATATTCAACAATATTCAAGATGTCAAAAATCAAAGTATTTCCTGTCTAGCCTACCAGGGTGCTGGTTTTATGCACAACAACTGCTCAAATTCAGACGCAAAAATGAAGCAGACGGGTGTGCCCCTGTCTAGTGATGAAGGCACGCACGCCCCTGCGCCCGAGCAGCCCACGCACCGTCCTCTGCCTGCTCTAAAGCTGCCCAGCCCTTGCAAATCCAAAAGTCTAGGGGACTTAACATCGGAGGACATAGCCTGCAACTTCGAAAGCAAGTACCAGTGTATTAGTAAGAGTTTTGTTACAACTGGCATGAGAGACAAGAAGGGCGTGACTGTGAAGACAAAGTCATTAGAGCCCATAGATGCCCTGACGGAGCAGCTGCGGAAGCTTGTGTCTTTCGACCAGGAAGACGGCTGTCAGGTGCTCTATTCAAAGCAGGACGCCAGTCAGTTCCCCAGGGCACTGGTCAGAAAGTTGTCATCCAGAAGCCAGAGCAGAGTGCGCAACATTGCCAGCCGTGCCAAGGAAAAGCAGGAAGCCAGCAAGCAAAAAGGTGTCAACCCCAGCCACGTGGGAGGAGTGGTTCTGCGAAACAAACCCTCGGCGCCCCTGCCTGCGGGCAACCGGCACTCCACCGGCTCCTACATCGCGGGCTATCTGCGGAGCAGCAAAGGAGGCGGCCTAGAAGGCCGGGGCATCCCGGAGGGGGCGTGCGCCGCCTTGCGACCCAGCCACGGCGACCCGTTTTGTGCCGATAATTCCATGTTGCAGACCGAGCCCAGCAGTGAGGAcaaaccagaaatttattttcttttgagactGTGAATTACATAAAGCTGCATTTTCGATGTTTACAAAGTATTCTGTAGAATTGGCAGAGTTTTCAGTAAACATGGTCGTGGCTtcgaaatgattttaaaatgtatttttaaacttgtaTTTTGGTCTCCCTTTGACTCCCCGTGTTCTTCCTGTTTCTGCGTTTGTATATAGATCGGGGTGACATTTCCCATGTGCGTATGATCCTTCTCCCCTGAAGTGTAAACGCGCTCAGTATGAAATGTGTGCATGCCTGGTTGTGACACTTCTCAGCCGCTTGGCTTACGATGTCCGTCTGTTTCTCCACCACGCTCTCTACTGTCCGTCCTCAGATCACAGTCGCAAATGTACTCAATTTTACTCTCTAATTGTTGAGTTCATTAAGAAATTTTGCAAAGGACAAAGggataaattctttattttaaagccaTTATCATCATTCCTAGATTTCCATCTTCCTTGAGAAGCCCAGATGCATTTTTTATAACTCAGttaaaagaagattaaaataGTTACCCTACCTTTTAGGATTTCTCTACCCCGTGCAGAAGGAGTTCAAAGCAGATTGGTAGCTgtttccccccaacacacaccctcTCATTTTAGAGTAGGCTGTGAGATTATGAGGATAAAGCAAACTTCTGTATATAAAGACAAAATTGtttgttttacataaattttgttacatatttttgCTAATGGCTTTGTATGTAACAAGAACACAGTTGCCAAGCTATTTGTTGTACTTTTGAATTTTCTGATTAAATTATAGACTGCAAATAATGGCTTTCAGAACGAGGGACTTCTGTCAGATACTAACAGTAAGAGTAGCACAGATTGAAAATGTCCCCAAAGCTGtcgagaaaaaaaatttttttttctcataataaaaTCCAAGTAAATAGATAATTAGAAGAAACCTTCTCCCTTCATGGAGCCAAGTAACTATATTTTAGTACCAACATACGTTATTTTCACTGTGAACCCATTTTTTTATTGCATGTTCAGATGTCCCTCTTTGCTTTTTTGTAATATTAACTGCAATGATGTTCTTGGAATTCATGGAAATATAATTAAAGCAGATTTTTAAGCACTTGGTGGgtattttttttcaactgaaGTTCATACGATGACTGCTGAGTAAGGGACCCAGAGCCCTCAgaactattttccttttcatctcttCACAGAAGAAGAGATAGCTTCTACAGGGGAGAGTTCTAAGCAGCAATTTATGTCTCTGAGTGTTTTCATTATGCTCTAAAGACCATATTTGTCAGGCGACTTGTAAAGAAAtcaaatttctttgcattttgtgTTGATATTGctagtttaaaaataatccttCCCAAATCctgcgctgggggtgggggcaacaAAGATAATGTGTTTGGCAAATCACACCACTTGAAGGTTGTTGTATGGGGGAAGAGTGGGGAGGAAAGCAATCAGACCCTGATTACCCTCAGTCCCCAACTCTGAACTTTTCCCCAGCACTGAGGATCAATCTTCCTCTCTTTGGACAAACCCTGGGGTGCTGGTTGGGGTAGGAGTGTAATGGTGAAAGGGAGAGGGACCCAATTTCATTCCCTTACTGAACTTGAGAGATTTTTGTCTTCTTGGGGGTTTGGAACCCACAAAGTTCTATCCTTAGACTTGGCTTGTTTTTAAAGAGATTGACATGATGTAAAGTTGTTGAAATTCATTTGCAAAGGGATAAAATTTAGCTGCCTTGTTTGGTGGAATCAGAGTGATGTGGTAGTGACATAAATGGTTGGTGCCGAGTGATGGGTTATCAGACCAACCCCCAGACACCATGTGCATCTATCTGTTGCCCATACAAGCGGTATTCTTCTACTGATAGGACTTCGGAAAAGAGGAGAGAGTGACTTCGTGATTACTATTTGGAGATTGCTAATAAAGAAGAGGAAgtaattattcttaaattttagtgCAAGCTTTCAGTGTTTGGATTGGACTCCTGATCTGGGTTTCACTTGTTTGGAGAATGGATCAGGGACTCGTCAGTCCCAAGGAAATCACACAACAGGTGAGAAGTCAAGCATAGATGAACAggtttcctaatttttcttttcttttgcgaGCTAGCAGGAAGCCTCCAGTTTCTGCAAAGTCTGACTAGAGCAAGCCCTGTGAAGTGTCACAGTTTCCCATTTGACTCCTTTCTTAGAGGCTAGCTAGCTAGACTATTCCAAGGCTGAGCAGGAACAGGTGGCTGGGACAGTTGCTTGCAACAGTAGCAATATCCACAGAGGGTGGAAGTAAAGCTTCTGGATATTGATGTTAAGCATCTTAAAACCCTTTAgtgggctggggcgcctgggtggcacagcggttaatcgtctgccttcggctcaggacgtgatcccggcgttacgggatcgagtcccacatcaggctcttccgctagagcctgcttcttcctctcccactccccctgcttgtgttccctctctcgctggctgtctctctctgtcgaataaataaataaaatctttaaaaaaaaaaaaaaaaccctttagtGGGTCCCCATGGTGTATGAAATAAGGTTCTATAGCCTTGCATACAAGGTCTTCTTGGATTTGGTGCCCTTGTCCTGTTTCTATCACCTGGTCTCCTCTGCCTTAGAATGTCCTTTCCTTCTTTGCTCACTACATTTTCCAAGATGTATTCTGGAAGGATCCTTTCTTCTAGAGAGCCTTTTCTGATTGTCATCTCCTTTTCCTTAGTTATACCCAACCCATTAAGAATTACCCACAtttgccgggggtggggggggagggcttTGATTCCACTCAATGTATCAATCTGTTCATATGTCTGTTTCTTCCACTAGACTTAGACT
This genomic interval carries:
- the PLCH1 gene encoding 1-phosphatidylinositol 4,5-bisphosphate phosphodiesterase eta-1 isoform X1; amino-acid sequence: MSYWNLEKRNCVQYRRHFLVDNSVFHVERCMSVMQSGTQMIKLKRGTKGLVRLFYLDEHRTRLRWRPSRKSEKAKILIDSIYKVTEGRQSEIFHRQAERHFDPSCCFTIYHGNHMESLDLITSNPEEARTWITGLKYLMAGISDEDSLAKRQRTHDQWVKQTFEEADKNGDGLLNIEEIHQLMHKLNVNLPRRKVRQMFQEADTDENQGTLTFEEFCVFYKMMSLRRDLYLLLLSYSDKKDHLTVEELAQFLKVEQKMNNVTTDYCLDIVRKFEVSEENKAKNVLGIEGFTNFMRSPACDIFNPLHHEVYQDMDQPLCNYYIASSHNTYLTGDQLLSQSKVDMYARVLQEGCRCVEVDCWDGPDGEPVVHHGYTLTSKILFRDVVETINKHAFVKNEFPVILSIENHCSIQQQRKIAQYLKGIFGDKLDLSSVDTGETKQLPSPQSLKGKILVKGKKLPYHLGDDAEEGEVSDEDSADEIEDECKFKLHYNNGTTEHQVESFIRKKLESLLKESQIRDKEDPDSFTVRALLKATHEGLNAHLKQHPDVKENGKKSHGRSLMTNFGKHKQKTTKSRPKSYSTDDEEDTQQNPGKETGQLYRLGRRRKTMKLCRELSDLVVYTNSVAAQDIVDDGTTGNVLSFSETRAHQVVQQKSEQFMIYNQKQLTRIYPSAYRIDSSNFNPLPYWNAGCQLVALNYQSEGRMMQLNRAKFKTNGNCGYVLKPQQMCKGTFNPFSGDPLPANPKKQLILKVISGQQLPKPPDSMFGDRGEIIDPFVEVEIIGLPVDCCKDQTRVVDDNGFNPVWEETLTFTVHMPDIALVRFLVWDHDPIGRDFVGQRTVTFSSLVPGYRHVYLEGLTEASIFVHVTINEIYGKNRQLQGLKGLFNKNPRHGSSENNSHYVRKRSIGDRILRRTASAPAKGRKKSKMGFQEMVEIKDSVSEASRDHDGVLRRTTRSLQERPVSLPVDKSLLGALTLPLSAAAKDAEGKEHSLAEDKDGRRKGKASIKDQHFPNFNKKLSSSSSALLHKDISQGDSAICVASTPTTGEQLGVPGLKGGSTKSNVSSDGPEQECPSKSLPPRQHLALDPIVTLTQGPCSVKTKANGNAGSFVEEKSTLSGSVFSQSSLEIKNLEGNWVKARAATSFSLSDVSMLCSDVPDSHSTAILQESEISHLIDNVTLTNENEPGSSISALIGQFEETSDQANLTVVSQLHSTSVMSSRGPLPTLDRKIPFKHDFSLGKPKSAFLCSSPAPIAFSSPETSKHLTHAVCETTCTPVSNAKPDDHLPGKAKAGAVESNLPGSANTSHCWLPKSPTNGKEWEMLKNHSPTTSTDLAREDVMAETTLCLNSGESSLVEMDGDSENLSITYEYRREDASHPASPLKAQDGQDVAEHFQRGLRNGYCRGTLYPSVSEIFNNIQDVKNQSISCLAYQGAGFMHNNCSNSDAKMKQTGVPLSSDEGTHAPAPEQPTHRPLPALKLPSPCKSKSLGDLTSEDIACNFESKYQCISKSFVTTGMRDKKGVTVKTKSLEPIDALTEQLRKLVSFDQEDGCQVLYSKQDASQFPRALVRKLSSRSQSRVRNIASRAKEKQEASKQKGVNPSHVGGVVLRNKPSAPLPAGNRHSTGSYIAGYLRSSKGGGLEGRGIPEGACAALRPSHGDPFCADNSMLQTEPSSEDKPEIYFLLRL